From one Pseudoliparis swirei isolate HS2019 ecotype Mariana Trench chromosome 5, NWPU_hadal_v1, whole genome shotgun sequence genomic stretch:
- the usp24 gene encoding ubiquitin carboxyl-terminal hydrolase 24 isoform X7: protein METEEEQHITTLLCMGFPDPDVIRKALRLAKNDINEAVALLTNESPGLGYGYEPMESGPAPGVGSTGDVESGGSSSGTGGGGGRTGTTGGFDPPPAYHDVVDSERSNDENGNCSGGSMEFPTTNLYELESRVFTDHWSIPYKREESLGKCLIAATCLARLGLADADENCKRFIDRCMPEAFKKLLTSSAVHKWGTEIHEGIYNMLMLLVELVAERVKQDPVAVNLMGVLTMAFNPDNEYHFKNRMKACQRNWAEVFGEEANMFAVSPSNAYQKEPHGWLVDLVNRFGELGGFTAIQTKLNVDEIEIACVSALVQPLGVGAEYLNSSLVQPMLDPVIHKMITYVQNLEEKDLKDKRLVSIPDLLSAIKLLCMRFQRELVTVVDDLRLDTLLRMLKTPHFSTKMNSLKEVTKLIEESTVSKTVKNAIDTDKLLDWLVENSVLSIALEGNIDQAQYCERIKGIIELLGSKLSLDELSKIWKIQAGQSSTVIENIHTIIAAAAVKFSFDQLTHLFVLIQKSWEVESDRVRQKLLSLIGRIGRETRSETTTGKVLEVLWELAHLPSLPTSLVQQALEEHLGILSDAYAVKETVKRGYIIKCIEDIKKASQQSSPQAVWVVPALRQLHEITRSFIKQTYQKQDKSIIQDLKKNFEIVKLITGSLVCCHRLAVTAAGNNGLSGSTLVDGRYTYQEYLDSHLRFLAFFLQEASLYLVWNRAKELWECLVSGPDVCELDRELCFEWFTKGQHDLESDVQQQLFKEKILKLEPYEITMNGFNLFKTFFENVNLCDHRLKRQGTQLCVERLDLAGMDFIWRIAMETPDEEIANEAIQLIITYSYTNLNPKMKKDSVSLHKKFIADCYKRLEAASSALGGPTLTHAVTRATKMLTATTMPTVATSVQSPSRYRGGFGSTKLVIIERLLLLAERYVITIEDLYSVPRTILPHGASYNGHPVTLHITYESTKDTFTLETHSNEMIGSIRWKISEHLSCPVDNVQIFANDSVMTMNRDQKLLSQLGFSDEQTLTVKSSGTGTPSGSSESSASASSSSSSAVFNSAYALEQEKSLPGVVMALVCNVFEMLYQLANLDETRITLRVRKLLLLIPTDPDVQDALDNFVPKESSVWSHQVQDQTRMKTLFQGTGSRSPSTSSKQQHQPSAASILESLFRSSAPGMSTFRVLYNLEVLSSKLMPTSDDEMAKTSSKSFCENFLKAGGLSLVVNVMQRDSVPSEVDYETRQGVYSICLQLARFLLVGQSMPSALDDDVIRDGESLSSRPFRNAGRAGRQLSLCGTPEKSSYRQMSLSERSSIRVEEIIPAARVAIQTMEVGDFTATVACFMRLTWAAAAGRLDLVGSPQPIRETHSALLPQGVRTRVSSTGSNCSSSSEGESPPTALHAGICVRQQCVSVKDAIIAREALSLLVTCLQLRCQQLCSFYNLPSVNDFIIDVLLGSPSGEIRRVACDQLYTLSQTDTSAFAELQKPNLFLISVVLTAQLPLWSPTSIMRGVNQRLLSQCTEYFDLRCQLLDDLTTSEMEVLNVSAAAMLEDEISWLDNFEPSWSSEMETSEADNILLAGHLRLIKTLLSLCGNEKEQLGPSLIQQLLDDFLFRASRIIINSSSPAPSPAPSHDFHPKYDTCSTASSRLAAYEVLVMLADSSLPNLRLITRELMSMHHQSDPSLCKEFDYLPPVESRSSSGFVGLKNGGATCYMNAVFQQLYMQPGLPEAFLSIEDDTDQPEESVFYQVQSLFGHLMESKLQYYIPENFWKIFKMWNKELYVREQQDAYEFFTSLVDQLDEHLKKMGREQIFKNTFQGIFSDQKICKDCPHRYEREETFMALNLGVTSCQSLEISLDQFVRGEVLEGSNAYYCEKCKEKRTTVKRTCIKSLPSVLCIHLMRFGFDWESGRSIKYDEQIRFPWVLNMEPYTVSGMARQDCSVEGGEGRGDGTSGGSPRKKVTISENYELVGVVVHSGQAHAGHYYSFIKDRRGSARGHWYKFNDNVVEEFDMNDETLEYECFGGEYRPKVYDQSNPYPDVRRRYWNAYMLFYQKISDQNSPVLPKKSRVSIMRQEAEDLTLSAPSSPDVSPQSSPRPPRANNDRLTLLTRLVRKGEKKGLFVEKMPASIYQMVRDENLKFMRNRDVYNSDYFNFTLSLASVNATKLKHPDYQPMAKESLQLAVHFLLHTYLHTKKKLRVDTEEWMATVEVLLSKSCEACQWLVQYLSGPEGREMTRICLLECSVREVRVVVASILERTLESALHFGDPGVDGLTDTLLSLLDKDVPENVKNCTQYFGLFSNFAQQGCGPCQLLLKHSAYRRMLIFLLGPNRQNNQNRRWSPAQAREFLHLHNTLALITLHCDLNAQRTQAPGVFKLRVSCVPASTQLLPLHADILASLFTPEGQPYLLEVMFAMRELSGPLSLLIEMVTYSSYCNEPFSLGVLQLLKTQLETAPPHELKNVFQMLQELLVMEDPLQTQRLKYAFESEKGLLALMHQSNNVDSRRCYQCVKFLVTLAQKCAPAKEYFKDLSGHWSWAVQWLQKKMTEHYWTPQSNVSNETSTNKTFQRTISAQDTLAYATALLNEKEQSGSSNGSDGSPANDNADRSLRQGSESPMMLGDSKSDLEDVDP, encoded by the exons cggagCAACGATGAGAACGGGAACTGCTCGGGGGGCAGCATGGAGTTCCCCACCACCAACCTGTACGAGCTGGAGAGCCGCGTCTTCACCGACCACTGGTCCATCCCCTACAAGAGGGAGGAGTCCCTGGGCAAGTGTCTCATCGCGGCCACCTGCCTCGCCCGGCTCG GTCTCGCTGACGCTGACGAGAACTGCAAGCGGTTCATAGACCGCTGCATGCCGGAGGCCTTCAAAAAG ctGCTGACCAGCAGCGCGGTGCACAAGTGGGGCACCGAGATCCACGAGGGGATCTACAACATGCTCAtgctgctggtggagctggtCGCCGAGAGGGTGAAGCAGGACCCCGTCGCCGTGAACCTGATGGGAGTCCTGACGATG GCCTTCAACCCCGACAACGAATATCACTTCAAGAACCGGATGAAGGCGTGTCAGAGGAACTGGGCCGAGGTCTTTGGGGAAGAGGCCAACATGTTCGCCGTGTCTCCCAGCAACGCCTATCAGAaa GAGCCTCACGGTTGGCTGGTGGATTTGGTGAATCGG TTTGGAGAGTTGGGAGGATTCACCGCCATCCAGACGAAGCTCAACGTGGACGAAATCGAGATCGCC TGCGTGTCGGCTCTCGTTCAGCCTCTTGGAGTCGGTGCAGAATATCTGAACTCCAGCCTCGTCCAG cCCATGCTCGACCCAGTCATCCATAAGATGATCACGTATGTGCAGAACCTGGAGGAGAAGGACCTTAAAGACAAG CGTCTGGTGAGCATCCCGGACCTGCTGTCGGCCATCAAGCTGCTGTGCATGAGGTTCCAGAGGGAACTCGTCACCGTGGTGGACGACCTGCGGCTCGACACGCTGCTGCGCATGCTCAAAACCCCCCACTTCTCCACCAAGATGAACTCCCTCAAAGAG GTGACCAAGTTGATAGAGGAGAGCACCGTGTCAAAGACGGTGAAGAATGCCATTGACACGGATAAACTTTTGGACTGGCTGGTGGAGAACTCGGTCCTATCAATAGCGCTGGAGG GTAACATCGATCAAGCTCAGTACTGCGAGAGAATCAAGGGAATCATTGAGTTGCTTGGGAGTAAACTGTCGCTGGACGAGCTCTCCAAGATCTGGAAAATACAG GCGGGTCAATCATCAACTGTGATAGAAAACATTCATACAATCATCGCCGCTGCTGCTGTGAAGTTCAGCTTCGATCAACTCACCCACCTCTTCGTCCTCATTCAGAAG AGCTGGGAGGTTGAGAGCGACCGCGTGAGGCAGAAGCTGCTCAGTCTGATCGGGAGGATCGGCAGAGAGACTCGCTCCGAAACGACAACAGGAAAG GTGCTGGAGGTGCTGTGGGAGCTGGCTCACCTCCCCAGCCTGCCCACCAGTCTGGTGCAGCAGGCGCTGGAGGAGCACCTGGGGATCCTGAGCGACGCCTACGCCGTCAAGGAGACCGTGAAGCGCGGTTACATCATCAAATGCATCGAGGACATCAAGAAG gcttcCCAGCAGAGCAGTCCTCAGGCGGTCTGGGTCGTTCCTGCTCTGCGGCAGCTGCACGAGATCACCCGGTCCTTCATCAAGCAGACGTACCAGAAGCAGGACAAG AGCAtcatccaggacttgaagaagAACTTCGAGATCGTCAAGCTGATCACCGGCTCCCTCGTGTGCTGCCACCGGCTGGCGGTGACGGCGGCGGGCAACAACGGCCTCTCGGGCTCGACTCTGGTGGACGGGCGGTACACCTACCAGGAG tatcTGGACAGCCACCTGCGCTTCCTGGCCTTCTTCCTGCAGGAGGCCAGCCTCTACCTGGTGTGGAACCGGGCCAAGGAGCTGTGGGAGTGTCTGGTGTCGGGGCCGGACGTCTGTGAACTGGACCGTGAG ctgtgttttGAGTGGTTCACTAAAGGACAGCACGACCTGGAGAGTGACGTCCAGCAGCAGCTCTTCAAGGAGAAGATCCTAAAGCTGGAGCCCTACGAGATCACCATGAACG GGTTCAATCTGTTCAAGACCTTCTTTGAGAACGTCAACCTGTGTGACCATCGCCTCAAACGCCAGGGCACCCAGCTG tgtgTGGAGCGCCTGGACCTGGCAGGGATGGACTTTATCTGGCGCATCGCCATGGAAACCCCTGATGAAGAGATCGCCAACGAGGCCATCCAGCTCATTATCACGTATAGCTACACCAACCTCAACCCCAAAATGAAgaag GACTCGGTGTCTTTGCACAAGAAGTTCATCGCTGATTGTTACAAGCGTCTGGAG GCGGCGAGCTCGGCGCTCGGCGGGCCCACTCTGACGCACGCCGTTACCAGGGCAACCAAGATGCTGACGGCCACCACCATGCCGACCGTGGCCACATCTGTACAATCACCATCCAGGTACAGAGGGGGGTTTGG atCCACTAAGCTGGTGATAATTGAGCGGCTGCTGCTATTGGCCGAACGCTACGTCATCACCATCGAG gacTTGTACTCTGTTCCTCGCACTATTCTACCTCACGGGGCCTCGTACAACGGCCACCCCGTCACCCTCCACATCACCTACGAGTCCACCAAAGACACCTTCACCTTAGAG aCCCACAGTAATGAGATGATAGGAAGTATCCGGTGGAAGATCTCGGAGCACTTGAGCTGCCCGGTGGACAACGTCCAGATCTTTGCCAACGACAGCGTG ATGACCATGAACCGGGACCAGAAGCTTCTCTCCCAGCTCGGCTTCAGCGACGAGCAGACGCTGACGGTGAAGAGCTCGGGCACCGGCACGCCGTCCGGCAGCTCCGAGTCCTCGGCCtcggcctccagcagctccagctccGCCGTCTTCAACTCCGCCTACGCCTTGGAGCAg GAGAAGTCGCTGCCCGGCGTGGTGATGGCATTGGTGTGCAACGTGTTCGAGATGCTTTACCAGCTGGCCAACCTCGATGAAACCAG gaTCACGCTCCGCGtgaggaagctgctgctgctcatcccGACAGACCCAGATGTTCAGGACGCGCTCGACAACTTTGTCCCTAAGGAGTCCAGCGTCTGGAGCCACCAGGTACAGGATCAGACCAGGATG AAGACCCTGTTCCAGGGAACCGGCTCTCGCTCTCCGTCCACGTCCTCCAAGCAGCAGCACCAGCCGAGCGCCGCGTCCATCCTGGAGTCCCTCTTCAGGTCCTCGGCCCCGGGCATGTCCACCTTCAGGGTGCTCTACAACCTGGAG GTGTTGAGCTCAAAGCTCATGCCCACGTCGGACGACGAGATGGCGAAGACCAGCAGCAAGTCCTTCTGCGAGAACTTCCTGAAAGCGGGAGGCCTCAG TCTGGTGGTGAACGTCATGCAGAGAGACTCCGTCCCCTCAGAGGTCGACTACGAGACCCGGCAAGGAGTCTACTCCATCTGCCTGCAGCTggccag GTTCCTCCTGGTGGGTCAGAGCATGCCTTCGGCGCTGGACGACGACGTCATCCGAGACGGCGAGTCGCTGTCGTCGCGTCCATTCCGTAACGCCGGGCGAGCCGGGCGCCAGCTGTCCCTGTGCGGCACGCCGGAGAAGTCCTCGTACCGGCAGATGTCTCTGTCCGAGCGCTCCTCCATCCGGGTGGAGGAGATCATCCCGGCGGCCCGCGTCGCCATTCAG aCGATGGAGGTGGGCGACTTCACCGCCACGGTGGCGTGCTTCATGCGGCTGACCTGGGCGGCCGCTGCAGGCCGGTTGGATCTGGTCGGCAgccctcagccaatcagagagacgCACAGCGCCCTGCTGCCGCAGGGGGTCCGCACCAGAGTCAGCAGTACAG GAAGTAACTGCAGCTCCAGCAGCGAGGGCGAGTCCCCGCCGACCGCACTGCATGCTGGGATATGCGTGCGACAGCAGTGCGTCTCCGTCAAAGACGCCATCATCGCCCGCGAGGCTCTGTCGCTGCTCGTCACCTGTCTGCAGCTACGCTGCCAGCAGCtgt GCTCTTTCTACAACCTTCCCTCCGTCAACGATTTCATCATCGATGTTCTGCTGGGATCTCCCAGCGGAGAG ATCCGCCGCGTGGCGTGCGACCAGCTCTACACGCTGAGCCAGACGGACACGTCGGCCTTCGCCGAGCTCCAGAAGCCCAACTTGTTCCTCATCTCCGTCGTCCTCACCGCCCAGCTGCCGCTCTGGAGCCCCACCTCCATCATGAGAGGAGTCAaccagag GTTGCTCTCCCAATGCACCGAATACTTTGACCTCAGATGTCAGCTCCTGGACGACCTCACCA CGTCGGAGATGGAGGTGCTGAACGTGAGCGCGGCCGCGATGCTGGAGGACGAGATCTCCTGGCTGGACAACTTCGAGCCCAGCTGGAGCTCCGAGATGGAGACGAGCGAGGCGGACAACATCCTGCTGGCCGGACACCTGCGGCTCATCAAGACGCTGCTGTCGCTCTGCGGCAACGAGAAGGAGCAGCTGg gtCCGTCTCTCATCCAGCAGCTATTGGACGACTTCCTGTTTCGAGCCTCACGCATCATCATCAACAgctcaagccccgccccctcccccgcgCCGAGCCACGACTTCCACCCCAAGTACGACAC gtgcagCACGGCCAGCAGCCGGCTGGCGGCCTACGAGGTGCTGGTGATGCTGGCCGACAGCTCTCTGCCCAACCTGCGGCTCATCACCAGGGAGCTCATGTCCATGCACCACCAGTCGGACCCGTCGCTCTGCAAGGAGTTCGAC taccTTCCCCCCGTGGAGAGCCGGTCCAGTTCTGGGTTCGTGGGGCTGAAGAACGGCGGCGCCACGTGCTACATGAACGCTGTGTTTCAGCAGCTCTACATGCAGCCCGGCCTGCCAGAG gccttCCTGTCCATCGAGGACGACACGGACCAGCCGGAGGAGAGCGTCTTCTACCAGGTCCAGTCTCTGTTCGGCCACCTGATGGAGAGCAAGCTGCAGTACTACATCCCCGAGAACTTCTGGAAG ATCTTCAAGATGTGGAACAAGGAGCTGTACGTGCGGGAGCAGCAGGACGCCTACGAGTTCTTCACCAGCCTGGTGGACCAGCTGGACGAGCACCTCAAG AAAATGGGCCGAGAGCAAATCTTCAAAAACACGTTCCAGGGAATCTTCTCCGACCAGAAGATCTGCAAAGACTGTCCTCACCG GTACGAGCGTGAGGAGACCTTCATGGCGTTGAACCTGGGCGTGACGTCGTGCCAGAGCCTGGAGATCTCATTGGACCAGTTTGTGAGGGGCGAGGTGCTGGAGGGCAGCAACGCCTACTACTGCGAGAAGTGCAAGGAGAAG AGAACCACGGTGAAGAGGACGTGCATCAAGTCGCTGCCCAGCGTGCTCTGCATCCACCTCATGCGCTTCGGCTTCGACTGGGAGAGCGGCCGCTCCATCAAATACGACGAGCAGATCCGG TTCCCCTGGGTGCTGAACATGGAGCCCTACACCGTGTCCGGGATGGCGCGTCAGGACTGCAGCGTGGAGGGCGGCGAGGGCCGCGGCGACGGCACCTCGGGGGGCTCGCCCAGGAAGAAGGTCACGATCTCTGAGAACTACGAGCTGGTGGGCGTGGTGGTGCACAGCGGGCAGGCGCACGCCGGCCACTACTACTCCTTCATCAAGGACCGCCG CGGCAGCGCTCGGGGCCACTGGTACAAGTTCAACGacaacgtggtggaggagttcgACATGAACGACGAGACTCTGGAGTACGAGTGCTTCGGCGGAGAGTACCGGCCCAAAGTGTACGACCAGT ccaACCCGTACCCCGACGTGCGGCGGCGCTACTGGAACGCCTACATGTTGTTCTACCAGAAGatcagcgaccagaactcgccCGTCCTGCCCAAGAAGAGCCGAGTCAGCATCATGCGGCAGGAGGCCGAGGACCTGACGCT CTCCGCCCCGTCGTCTCCTGACGTTTCCCCCCAGTCGTCTCCTCGTCCCCCGAGGGCCAACAACGACCggctcaccctcctcacccgcCTGGTGCGCAAGGGCGAGAAGAAGGGCCTGTTCGTGGAGAAGATGCCCGCCAGCATCTACCAG ATGGTGAGGGACGAGAACCTGAAGTTCATGAGGAACCGAGACGTCTACAACAGCGACTACTTCAACTTCACCCTCTCCCTGGCCTCCGTCAACGCA ACGAAGCTGAAGCATCCGGACTACCAGCCTATGGCCAAAGAGAGTCTTCAGCTGGCGGTGCACTTCCTCCTTCACACCTACCTGCACACCAAAAAGAAACTCAG GGTGGACACGGAGGAATGGATGGCCACGGTGGAGGTGCTGCTGTCCAAGAGCTGCGAGGCGTGCCAGTGGTTGGTGCAGTACCTGAGCGGACCAGAGGGGCGCGAGATGACCAG gaTCTGCCTGCTGGAGTGCAGCGTGAGGGAGGTGCGGGTGGTGGTggcctccatcctggagaggaccCTGGAGAGCGCGCTGCACTTCGGGGACCCGGGCGTGGACGGGCTGACGGACACGCTGCTGTCGCTGCTCGACAAAGACGTGCCCGAGAACGTCAAGAACTGCACGCAGTACTTCGGCCTCTTCAGCAACTTCGCTCAGCAG GGATGCGGTCCCTGTCAGCTGCTGTTGAAACACTCGGCTTATCGGCGGATGCTCATCTTCCTGCTGGGACCCAACAGGCAAAACAACCAG AACCGGCGCTGGAGTCCGGCTCAGGCCCGTGAGTTCCTTCACCTGCACAACACGCTGGCCCTCATCACGCTGCACTGCGACCTCAACGCCCAGCGGACGCAGG CTCCTGGAGTGTTTAAACTGCGTGTGAGCTGCGTTCCGGCCTCTActcagctcctccccctccacgccgACATCCTGGCCTCGCTCTTCACTCCGGAGGGACAGCCGTACCTTCTagag GTGATGTTCGCCATGCGCGAGCTGTCGGGGCCGCTGTCGCTCCTCATCGAGATGGTGACCTACTCCTCCTACTGCAACGAGCCCTTCAGCCTCGGCGTGCTGCAGCTGCTCaag ACGCAGCTGGAGACGGCGCCGCCTCACGAGCTGAAGAACGTGTTTCAGATGCTTCAGGAGCTGCTG GTCATGGAGGACCCGCTGCAGACGCAGAGGCTCAAGTACGCCTTCGAGTCGGAGAAAGGCCTTTTAG cTTTGATGCACCAGAGCAACAACGTTGACAGCAGGCGCTGCTACCAGTGTGTGAAGTTCCTGGTCACGTTGGCCCAGAA gtgtgCTCCAGCCAAAGAGTACTTCAAGGACTTGTCTGGTCACTGGAGTTGGGCCGTGCAGTGGCTGCAAAAAAAG ATGACTGAACATTACTGGACTCCACAGAGCAACGTCTCCAATGAGACATCCACCAACAAAACCTTCCAGCGTACCATCTcggcacag GACACGTTGGCCTACGCCACGGCGCTGCTGAACGAGAAGGAGCAGTCCGGCAGCAGCAACGGCTCCGACGGCAGCCCGGCCAACGACAACGCCGACCGCAGCCTCCGCCAG GGGTCAGAATCTCCCATGATGCTCGGCGACTCAAAGAGCGACCTGGAAGACGTCGACCCCTAG